The Populus alba chromosome 6, ASM523922v2, whole genome shotgun sequence genomic interval AATTCTCCATCCATTAAGGAACCATCATTTTGATCCTGCATCAAGTACATTATGAAGTGTCAAAGAATGCAACTTAAATTTTAACTATCTCAagaaaagattggaatttttcggaagaaacaagcacaaagaaaatgaaacaagCAACTACTAATTCGAAACTTTCACAGGAACAGTAATAATAGGGAGTTTGGCAACAGAAATGATTCACCATTCCTTTTATCATTATGCATACAAGTTGGCTTTGAGTTCTATCTATCGAATAGGATATAATGATTGTCGATTATACACACTTGcgttctctcctctctttcattCGCCTTTCAGTCACTACAAATGTTTGCAAGgtagcatgaattttttttattttatttttttataaatggagACTAAGAAAAAGCCTACCCATCACATAATTATTACTTACGAAATGGAAGTACCTAATTGATATGAATAACATAGTCTGTCTATCACAATATGAATAACATAGTCTGTCTATCACAACAAAGAATCCAAACAAGAAACGTAAATAGGTGCAACCACAACCAACTCCCATTTTATCAACTAGATAATAAAGGTTATCTATGTTGTCATCGTCTTgtgcctttataatttttaccaaaaagaagcaaaagagtcatttaaaaaaagtttcctAAACTTCTTTGGAGCACGAAAACTTGAAATGGTGACTGGAAAAGCTGAAAAGAACGCATCTGAAGTGTGTAAATGAGATGGATAAAGCAAAATATTTTCGTACCTGTTTGATCATTGCATTCATTATATCATCCACAGACTCATAATTATTTTGAACAAAACCATTCTGGGACTTTGCTTGCTCCAAGATAACATCCTCGTTAGACCTCATTTTTGGGTCCAAAGCAAAATTCTCAACATCAGGATGATGAAACATGGATAGAGTCCCACTGTTTGATTGACCAATCATAGATGCGCCAAACCTTTTCCTTTGGTCCATACTCTGGTTCAATGCACCAATGGAACCATTGCCAGAAACCAGGGAATTCATGGCACCGAATGAACGATTAAGACCAGGATTATAGTTTTGGCTATTTTCTTCCCATCTGTTCTTTGAAGTGTAATTTGTTGTATTCTGAAAAATACTACCAATAAAGTCTGTTTGTCCTTGTATGTCTACTCTGGAATCTTCTAAAGGTGCTGTGAGAGAACCCGTAGAGGAAAAATCGATGGGGCTGTTAACAATGTGAGAGGTAGTGGAAGATACATTGCCTCTCAAGGTACTGGAAGGTAATCGATCATGTCGGAAAGGTTCACCGATTGGCAAAGAAGGAAAAGTGGACAATTGAACTGCACCCTGCCAGTTATCATCACATCGACTATGATCCAGAAAATTTGAAGAGCCCTGGACACCAACATCAAAAGACTCCTGATTCAATGAAGGCATGCTTAGAGAAGATTGAGTCAACAATGATCCTCTACTCTGATTTTGTTGTGGGTTTGCTTGTAATATCGGAGGGCTGCTTGTGGCACTAGATATGGTGTTGCTCAAGCTACCAATAGTCACTTTGACATCCGGGAAGCAACTTGCAAGTGTAAAACCTGCTGTATCACCTTTGTGATTAAACTCTCCAATATGGTTAATGGACTTCATTTGTAGTTGCTTGGGCTCCAGTGCAGATGAAATCCCTTGAAATAAATTTGTACCCTGGTTTGTTGGTAAGAGACCTGGCTGGAGCAGCCCAGAAGAAGCTACTCCCTGTAAGGTTAAACCCCCAGGAGAGTTCAATCTACCAAGAAAAGTCCCAGATGGATATGATGAAAGAGAAGTGCTTGAAAGCCTTCCTGGTCCATGCATAGAGCGAAAATCTCCAAATCCATCAACTGAACTCATTTGCAAGTAAGATGAGTCTCTAGAACCGAATGCAGAAACCATGTTGCCTTGCTGGTTTCCTCCACTACTTAGTCTTTTCAGGTAAAGCCTAAATTTctgtaagaaaatataaacagGAAGCTTCAAAATGACTACAGCAATAAAACTCTTCGAAATTTTAACATGAGTTCGGAACTTCATTAAACATGTCTAACTACTTGTtgcataaaaaaccaaacctgGTCACCCACACTCTAACCACCATGTGAAACAACAGTTGAATTAACATTTCTAATTTACAAAGATGGGCCTCGATATTGTTAATGATTTGCCAAGTTTTCCACGTTAGTGTTGAGTGCACAGTTGCAGAATTCACACCCAATATACATCCCATTATGATGTCACCCCAAGCACAGGTGCAGAATTCACAATCATAGGCATCATTTCTCATGGAAGGTAGGGAATCAAAAAGGAAATATCACTACCTGCAAATGACTTGCCACGTTTTCCCTTGTAAGCCCATCAACATTCATCAGGTCAAGTATTTTCTTTGGAACAGCCTCTGCAAAAGATTTAACAAAAAGCAAAGGGTAAATTAAACGGTATTAGGATTGGTAAGTATGttaacagaaaaacaaaaaatattgcttCTGAGTTGAGGAAACTCACTGTCAAGACCCATTTGATTAACAGCGGCTACAAACTTCTGATGCAAATCAACAGACCAGACAACTCGAGGCTTCTTCTGATTACCAGATACCTCGTCATTTCCATCTTCACCCTCTTCTTCATCCTCTTCATCTTGGTCCTTACGTTTCCTATTTAGTTTTCCATTTTGATCCGCACTACCAGTTGATGTCACTCCTTGTTCCCCTTCTCCAGCTCCGTCATCACCCTTGTCTTGATTTGGGGACCTGTTTTGGTCCTCAGGATACCATTTCTTTCTCCTGATTACATGTTGCCATATGTTTTTGAGCTCCTCCATTCGAACAGGTTTTAGCAAATAGTCAACAGCACCATGTGTAACGCCCTTGTATACAAACTCTTTATCACCATGAGATGATAACACTGCAACAAAGTTCATGTGGGAAAGAATTATATTCAAATCCAAATTATACAAGTATTTAAGCCAGTTTTCATCTATTCCCTATGTGAAGACTACACGGTAATTATAACATACAAATTTCTTAAGACCAACAGCATAGCCATTATAAGAAACTCAAACAACAACGAAGCCCAATCTAAGTTAACATGCTTTATCAGAGTTCAAGAGATCACAGTAAATtgtgaaaaagaaagtgaagatCATTTACCACCTTACAAAAATAGTATTTGCTTACTTATGACAGGTAGGTCCATTTCGAGCCCCACGAGTTCAAGGAGCTTAAAGCCATCCATGTCTGGCATGTTAACGTCACTGATAACCAAGTCATACTTGTTTCTGTTTTCTCTCAACATTTCCAGAGCAGTGACTGCTTGATTGGTAGTTGTAACTGCAAACACCATACGTAAAACGTAAGAAAAGAAATCTGAATTTGAACGAGATTTGACAGTAAAAACTCAAAGTCCCATATACTATAATTTAGATTCAAATTACATGCACTCCAAAATTCAGGAGTATAGTTGAGTAAGAGAACCCGATTACTAGCAACAGTCCTATAAATCTGCCAATCACaattaaacagaaaataaagaatattttagtTCTAATAGAGGGACTTAATGAACAAACAATTAGAATTAATCCAAACCCTCTAAAAGGCAAAAAACTGAAACTCGAATGGGCAGAAGCAATGAATTACAAATTCAAACTATGCATACAAAGACAATTCAAACATATAATTCCGCAAACGCCAATCAACAGCAAATTAATAAAGCAGAACAACAAAACTTAACAATACAACATACCAATAGTTAATACCACACTTTGACAAACACATGTTCCTAAGAGTCCCACAAGAagaaggaaagagaagaaaaaataacaggttGAAACATACCCTCATACTGGCATTTACGAAGCAAATTCTCCAAAACTTTGAGGCAAATTGGGTCATCATCAACAGCTAGAATACGCATTCCAACAGGaaactttttttcattaactGAATTACCACCCCTTTGGTCGTTTACAGCCATCATGTACCAAACAAAAAGCACCCAACACAGAGatcacaaaaagaagaagagaaaaagctAAGATTTTTATGTGTAGTTCAATTAAAAGATGTGTTCTTTAAGCCTTTCAGACAAAACCCAGATGGcaaaacaagagaaagagagagattctATGGCGCTGGATCAGAACAAGAATCGGAGAAACGGATAAAGAATGGAAGATAGTAATACCAAAAAGCTGTACAAAATAGGACAATGATGGTGATGGGCCAAAAGAAAGAGAGGGAAGGGTGTTCCTacccaaaacaaaacagaaatctATAACtagtttttcctctcttttttccccttcaagtaCACACAAACCCCCCGTCCCTCCCTGCCCTATGTATTTGTctctagcttttttttcttcagttcTCAACAGAACACAAGAACCTTTTACTTTTTCTtgcattaaatatttttgtcaatATATATGATAATGGGGTTTTGTTTATACGAGCCCCTCTATCTCTCTcttaagcttttttattttcttgatttttttatggtaaactTCTTTCTCCCTTGTCAGAGCTGTCACCATATATGGAAGATGTGCTAGACTTTTGAGGCTTTGGTAATGTGAACGTAAATGTCCAAATGGTAACCATGCTTGTTGCTATGTGCGATGTAAGCGTTGATGAATCAAGACCATCCATCGATGATTGTGGGCCATTTGGAGGATCAAAGGATGGGAATTTGGTGGCATTGGTTAAGGTGAGGGGGGAGGGGCCCTACAGAAGGATGAATGGATTAATGATTATTCCTATCATTAAAGATGGTGACTCTTTTGGTAATTAAAATTGTACGGTGATAAAGGGTGCTTTAGGTTCGTTAAGTTTTGATGGACACTAATGACGATCAATCAATGACTGGATTTTCTTCctggaaaatttaaaatttgaatgtttaattTAGGGAAAGTAGCATGATGACACATAAATGGAAATTAAACAACAAAGCCGGATGGGGAATGTGTTTCTTGCACTCTTTTGGTAATCAAAGTTGTTAGGTTGTTTGCACCACATGCGGTATTTGGATGAgcattaaaaatattgtgtgtaaaattttaaaacaatatttatgtaaaattaatttttttaatgttttgaaatcattttaatatattgatataaaagataaattttaaaaaatatatatattattttaatgtatttaaaaaaaaacactttaaaatgcaatatctattatattttcaaatagatTATAATAGCAATCAATGAATTCCTTTTTTAAGACATTCCAttaatgaatgttttttaaaaaaatataaaattttgtttttctt includes:
- the LOC118043787 gene encoding two-component response regulator ARR12; the encoded protein is MMAVNDQRGGNSVNEKKFPVGMRILAVDDDPICLKVLENLLRKCQYEVTTTNQAVTALEMLRENRNKYDLVISDVNMPDMDGFKLLELVGLEMDLPVIMLSSHGDKEFVYKGVTHGAVDYLLKPVRMEELKNIWQHVIRRKKWYPEDQNRSPNQDKGDDGAGEGEQGVTSTGSADQNGKLNRKRKDQDEEDEEEGEDGNDEVSGNQKKPRVVWSVDLHQKFVAAVNQMGLDKAVPKKILDLMNVDGLTRENVASHLQKFRLYLKRLSSGGNQQGNMVSAFGSRDSSYLQMSSVDGFGDFRSMHGPGRLSSTSLSSYPSGTFLGRLNSPGGLTLQGVASSGLLQPGLLPTNQGTNLFQGISSALEPKQLQMKSINHIGEFNHKGDTAGFTLASCFPDVKVTIGSLSNTISSATSSPPILQANPQQNQSRGSLLTQSSLSMPSLNQESFDVGVQGSSNFLDHSRCDDNWQGAVQLSTFPSLPIGEPFRHDRLPSSTLRGNVSSTTSHIVNSPIDFSSTGSLTAPLEDSRVDIQGQTDFIGSIFQNTTNYTSKNRWEENSQNYNPGLNRSFGAMNSLVSGNGSIGALNQSMDQRKRFGASMIGQSNSGTLSMFHHPDVENFALDPKMRSNEDVILEQAKSQNGFVQNNYESVDDIMNAMIKQDQNDGSLMDGEFRFGSFSPGSCM